A window of the Phaseolus vulgaris cultivar G19833 chromosome 5, P. vulgaris v2.0, whole genome shotgun sequence genome harbors these coding sequences:
- the LOC137834528 gene encoding heavy metal-associated isoprenylated plant protein 4-like, which yields MVMVKGTMDVTALVQKLSEKFRKKVEVVPAKKDKDKDKDKEKEKGKEEKEKEKGKEEKDKDKEKEKEKGKEKKDKEKEKEKKKERESEKEGDKGGNSSTKKKKKGGNEGDNDKENEGDGNGKGETEQNNNHMVPACGYGYGEYNYMGQYYPASDMFSDENPYACHIM from the coding sequence ATGGTGATGGTGAAGGGCACAATGGACGTGACAGCTCTTGTGCAGAAGTTGTCGGAGAAGTTCAGGAAGAAGGTTGAGGTGGTTCCTGCCAAGAAGGATAAGGATAAGGATAAGGATAAGGAGAAGGAGAAAGGAAAGgaggagaaggagaaggagaaaGGAAAGGAGGAGAAGGATAAGGATaaggagaaggagaaggagaagggaaAGGAGAAGAAGGATaaggagaaggagaaggagaagaagaaggaaagggAAAGTGAGAAAGAAGGTGACAAAGGAGGGAATAGCTCcaccaagaagaagaaaaagggtgGCAATGAAGGAGATAATGATAAGGAGAACGAGGGAGATGGTAATGGCAAGGGGGAAACTGAGCAAAACAATAATCATATGGTACCTGCATGTGGTTATGGTTATGGTGAATACAACTACATGGGGCAATATTATCCCGCATCAGACATGTTCAGTGATGAAAATCCCTATGCTTGTCACATTATGTGA